The following proteins are encoded in a genomic region of Penaeus chinensis breed Huanghai No. 1 chromosome 10, ASM1920278v2, whole genome shotgun sequence:
- the LOC125029743 gene encoding beta-alanine-activating enzyme-like isoform X2 produces the protein MDFTEIYESFFHQVTYKQLQDESMNVAGTISGGHGFLVDISDVASDESNYDTFARKTVSSSDINNKPHPSVIAILCHPGPAAIACILGVLKYNAYFYINPDCSKVELMTCVNRVKPKFILVEEDVSVNVDLDFTVISAFAVFDKKFKLILLKEFQNHVLDYENRDLAYAITTSGSTGIPKFVYVPHRCIIPNIYDFVKIFRIGIEDAIFCAAPLTFDPSVVDLFMAFKTGAKLVMVAPQVLKIPDVFLDIMIKEKVTILQATPALVFSIKAKVKETILSKELGLKVLALGGESFPKLSVLKNWLGKNCKTRIFNIYGITEVSCWATVEEVNVDECVHCIKNDLATNNQTKNNENVLDDMVPIGKPLSSTIIKVLKSDCEEAAEGEQGEIFVGGTERVCWIDDGSLCALEFMNVKGNDSKQVLRQTGDKGVLKNGSIYCVGRLDFIVKRNGQKISLHEITRACETFSYIEKCMTIQEGKKIIAFVCTSNENVISEETVKKDLKSLLSYWKMPDEIIIVKEIPFNEHGKVSKEKLLEERQIGITCNITNSDSLEYLLKTHWTTVLGINTVHYKDNFVKCGGDSLSAIHLAEELEKHLTYEVPELLDVILNSNFENTLELLTRCYHAENKKTFYPRKRLRKAYLKNESQSGQQSGISEREIVLNIKTKEIQADSVTQKCVVSRRGFFKYGNFEVDLLLPQHAELSWKYNLGKCIDSSPIIVEYNNDKMYLFVGSHSHKFICADALTGGEYWSVTLADRIESSPSVSQDGRFVYVGCYSGDLFCISIDDGHIFWKYKTGDVIKSSPVVDYSTGNVIFGSHDKNLYCLNKKGKLVWKNEISEGSIFSSPCVCDNLVCVGTLDGVIAGVDINSGVNLWRDHVGKPVFSSPAKYSEGIVFGNVIGDIFGYSFTGCRLWKYEVGSNIFSSPFVLKLLSGEEVIAIGCHNNNVYFLNSKGEKKLVYCCKSPVYATPFLYIANNNYVISVICETSGLVNIVSLNAENSTCKPVLHSIGKTSLTPSTVTEVKIPGELFASPVVHRNKVYICSRDNFIYSFDLKPT, from the exons ATGGATTTTACTGAGATTT acGAATCATTTTTTCATCAAGTCACCTATAAGCAGTTGCAAGATGAAAGCATGAATGTAGCAGGAACTATTTCAGGAGGACATGGGTTTCTGGTTGATATTTCTGATGTTGCATCAgatgaaagtaattatgataCTTTTGCTAGGAAAACTGTCAGTAGTTCTGACATTAATAACAAACCGCATCCTTCAGTAATAGCTATACTCTGCCATCCGGGGCCTGCAGCGATAGCATGTATTTTAGGAGTATTAAAGTATAATGCCTATTTTTATATTAATCCAGACTGTTCCAAAGTTGAATTAATGACATGTGTAAACAGAGTAAAACCAAAGTTTATTCTTGTTGAAGAGGATGTTTCTGTCAATGTTGATTTGGATTTCACAGTTATTAGTGCCTTTGCAGTATTTGATAAAAAATTCAAATTGATATTGTTAAAAGAATTCCAGAATCATGTATTAGATTATGAAAATAGAGATTTAGCTTATGCCATAACCACTTCAGGATCCACTGGTATACCCAAGTTTGTTTATGTACCTCACAGATGTATCATTCCCAATATATACGACTTTGTGAAGATTTTCAGAATTGGAATAGAAGATGCAATCTTTTGTGCTGCACCACTCACATTTGACCCAAGTGTTGTAGATTTATTTATGGCCTTCAAAACAGGTGCAAAGCTAGTTATGGTTGCACCACAAGTCTTAAAGATACCAGATGTATTCCTTGACATTATGATCAAGGAAAAAGTTACCATTTTACAAGCAACCCCAGCTCTAGTGTTTAGTATAAAGGCAAAAGTGAAGGAGACAATTCTTTCCAAGGAATTGGGTTTAAAAGTTTTGGCATTAGGAGGGGAATCATTTCCTAAGCTTTCTGTTCTAAAGAACTGGTTAGGCAAAAATTGCAAGACTAGGATTTTTAATATTTATGGAATAACTGAGGTGTCATGCTGGGCCACAGTTGAAGAAGTGAATGTTGATGAGTGTGTGCATTGTATAAAAAATGATTTGGCAACAAATAACcaaactaaaaataatgaaaatgttcttGATGATATGGTTCCCATTGGTAAACCACTTAGTTCTACAAttataaaagtattaaaatcaGACTGTGAAGAGGCAGCTGAAGGAGAACAGGGTGAAATATTTGTTGGTGGAACAGAAAGGGTTTGCTGGATAGATGATGGTAGTTTGTGTGCCTTAGAATTTATGAATGTCAAAGGTAATGACTCTAAGCAGGTTTTGAGGCAGACAGGTGACAAAGGAGTGCTGAAGAATGGCAGTATATATTGTGTAGGAAGACTTGATTTTATTGTTAAGAGGAATGGACAGAAAATCAGTCTTCATGAAATCACAAGGGCTTGTGAAACATTTAGTTACATAGAAAAATGCATGACAatacaggaaggaaaaaaaattatagctTTTGTGTGTACATCCAATGAAAATGTAATTTCAGAAGAGACTGTAAAGAAGGACTTGAAAAGTCTTCTTTCTTATTGGAAAATGCCAGATGAAATAATAATTGTCAAAGAAATTCCCTTTAATGAGCATGGCAAAGTTAGCAAAGAAAAATTACTTgaggaaagacaaataggaaTAACATGTAATATAACCAACTCTGATTCTCTAGAATATCTTTTAAAAACACATTGGACAACAGTGCTTGGTATTAATACTGTGCATTACAAAGATAActttgtaaagtgtggtggagatTCCTTGTCTGCCATTCACCTTGCTGAAGAACTTGAAAAGCATCTTACTTATGAAGTGCCAGAGCTTCTTGATGTAATTCTGAACAGTAATTTTGAGAACACTCTTGAACTATTAACACGTTGCTACCATGCAGAAAATAAAAAGACCTTTTATCCTAGGAAGAGACTACGAAAAGCTTATCTCAAAAACGAGTCTCAATCTGGACAGCAGTCAGGCATATCAGAAAGAGAGATTGTTTTAAACATTAAAACTAAGGAAATTCAAGCAGACAGTGTTACACAAAAGTGTGTTGTCTCAAGGAGAGGTTTTTTTAAATATGGAAATTTTGAAGTAGATCTTTTATTACCACAACATGCAGAATTATCATGGAAATATAATCTTGGAAAGTGTATAGATTCATCACCAATAATtgttgaatataataatgataagatgtatCTGTTTGTTGGGTCACACTCACATAAATTTATTTGTGCTGATGCTTTAACTGGTGGTGAGTATTGGTCAGTTACCCTTGCTGATCGCATTGAATCATCACCCAGTGTGTCACAAGATGGTAGATTTGTTTATGTTGGATGTTACAGTGGAGATCTTTTTTGTATTAGTATTGATGATGGGCATATTTTTTGGAAGTATAAAACTGGTGATGTAATTAAAAGTTCCCCAGTAGTAGATTATAGTACAGGTAATGTGATTTTTGGTTCTCATGATAAAAACCTTTATTGcctgaataaaaaaggaaaattagttTGGAAAAATGAAATTTCCGAGGggagtattttttcttctccatgtGTTTGTGATAACTTAGTATGTGTAGGAACTCTTGATGGTGTTATTGCTGGAGTTGATATAAACTCTGGAGTTAACTTATGGAGGGATCATGTTGGTAAGCCAGTGTTTAGTTCACCAGCAAAATATTCTGAAGGTATTGTGTTTGGGAATGTTATTGGTGATATATTTGGGTATTCATTTACAGGGTGTAGGCTATGGAAATATGAGGTAGGAAGTAACATTTTCTCTTCACCTTTTGTATTAAAGTTACTGAGTGGAGAGGAAGTAATAGCCATtggttgtcataataataatgtatattttcttaacagtaaaggagaaaagaagttGGTATATTGTTGTAAGTCACCAGTATATGCAACTCCATTTCTGTatattgccaataataattatgtaatatcTGTTATATGTGAAACTTCTGGCCTTGTAAATATAGTCAGTTTGAATGCTGAAAATTCAACTTGTAAGCCAGTGCTGCATTCAATTGGCAAAACTTCTCTCACTCCATCAACTGTAACTGAAGTAAAAATACCGGGAGAACTGTTTGCATCACCTGTAGTACACAGAAATAAGGTATATATTTGTAGTAGAGATAATTTTATTTATAGCTTTGATTTGAAGCCTACTTAA
- the LOC125029743 gene encoding beta-alanine-activating enzyme-like isoform X1 — translation MMDKLSDIFNKTARKHPDNVAIVFHENESFFHQVTYKQLQDESMNVAGTISGGHGFLVDISDVASDESNYDTFARKTVSSSDINNKPHPSVIAILCHPGPAAIACILGVLKYNAYFYINPDCSKVELMTCVNRVKPKFILVEEDVSVNVDLDFTVISAFAVFDKKFKLILLKEFQNHVLDYENRDLAYAITTSGSTGIPKFVYVPHRCIIPNIYDFVKIFRIGIEDAIFCAAPLTFDPSVVDLFMAFKTGAKLVMVAPQVLKIPDVFLDIMIKEKVTILQATPALVFSIKAKVKETILSKELGLKVLALGGESFPKLSVLKNWLGKNCKTRIFNIYGITEVSCWATVEEVNVDECVHCIKNDLATNNQTKNNENVLDDMVPIGKPLSSTIIKVLKSDCEEAAEGEQGEIFVGGTERVCWIDDGSLCALEFMNVKGNDSKQVLRQTGDKGVLKNGSIYCVGRLDFIVKRNGQKISLHEITRACETFSYIEKCMTIQEGKKIIAFVCTSNENVISEETVKKDLKSLLSYWKMPDEIIIVKEIPFNEHGKVSKEKLLEERQIGITCNITNSDSLEYLLKTHWTTVLGINTVHYKDNFVKCGGDSLSAIHLAEELEKHLTYEVPELLDVILNSNFENTLELLTRCYHAENKKTFYPRKRLRKAYLKNESQSGQQSGISEREIVLNIKTKEIQADSVTQKCVVSRRGFFKYGNFEVDLLLPQHAELSWKYNLGKCIDSSPIIVEYNNDKMYLFVGSHSHKFICADALTGGEYWSVTLADRIESSPSVSQDGRFVYVGCYSGDLFCISIDDGHIFWKYKTGDVIKSSPVVDYSTGNVIFGSHDKNLYCLNKKGKLVWKNEISEGSIFSSPCVCDNLVCVGTLDGVIAGVDINSGVNLWRDHVGKPVFSSPAKYSEGIVFGNVIGDIFGYSFTGCRLWKYEVGSNIFSSPFVLKLLSGEEVIAIGCHNNNVYFLNSKGEKKLVYCCKSPVYATPFLYIANNNYVISVICETSGLVNIVSLNAENSTCKPVLHSIGKTSLTPSTVTEVKIPGELFASPVVHRNKVYICSRDNFIYSFDLKPT, via the exons ATGATGGATAAGCTCAGTGATATATTCAACAAAACTGCCAGAAAACATCCAGATAATGTAGCAATAGTATTCCATGAGA acGAATCATTTTTTCATCAAGTCACCTATAAGCAGTTGCAAGATGAAAGCATGAATGTAGCAGGAACTATTTCAGGAGGACATGGGTTTCTGGTTGATATTTCTGATGTTGCATCAgatgaaagtaattatgataCTTTTGCTAGGAAAACTGTCAGTAGTTCTGACATTAATAACAAACCGCATCCTTCAGTAATAGCTATACTCTGCCATCCGGGGCCTGCAGCGATAGCATGTATTTTAGGAGTATTAAAGTATAATGCCTATTTTTATATTAATCCAGACTGTTCCAAAGTTGAATTAATGACATGTGTAAACAGAGTAAAACCAAAGTTTATTCTTGTTGAAGAGGATGTTTCTGTCAATGTTGATTTGGATTTCACAGTTATTAGTGCCTTTGCAGTATTTGATAAAAAATTCAAATTGATATTGTTAAAAGAATTCCAGAATCATGTATTAGATTATGAAAATAGAGATTTAGCTTATGCCATAACCACTTCAGGATCCACTGGTATACCCAAGTTTGTTTATGTACCTCACAGATGTATCATTCCCAATATATACGACTTTGTGAAGATTTTCAGAATTGGAATAGAAGATGCAATCTTTTGTGCTGCACCACTCACATTTGACCCAAGTGTTGTAGATTTATTTATGGCCTTCAAAACAGGTGCAAAGCTAGTTATGGTTGCACCACAAGTCTTAAAGATACCAGATGTATTCCTTGACATTATGATCAAGGAAAAAGTTACCATTTTACAAGCAACCCCAGCTCTAGTGTTTAGTATAAAGGCAAAAGTGAAGGAGACAATTCTTTCCAAGGAATTGGGTTTAAAAGTTTTGGCATTAGGAGGGGAATCATTTCCTAAGCTTTCTGTTCTAAAGAACTGGTTAGGCAAAAATTGCAAGACTAGGATTTTTAATATTTATGGAATAACTGAGGTGTCATGCTGGGCCACAGTTGAAGAAGTGAATGTTGATGAGTGTGTGCATTGTATAAAAAATGATTTGGCAACAAATAACcaaactaaaaataatgaaaatgttcttGATGATATGGTTCCCATTGGTAAACCACTTAGTTCTACAAttataaaagtattaaaatcaGACTGTGAAGAGGCAGCTGAAGGAGAACAGGGTGAAATATTTGTTGGTGGAACAGAAAGGGTTTGCTGGATAGATGATGGTAGTTTGTGTGCCTTAGAATTTATGAATGTCAAAGGTAATGACTCTAAGCAGGTTTTGAGGCAGACAGGTGACAAAGGAGTGCTGAAGAATGGCAGTATATATTGTGTAGGAAGACTTGATTTTATTGTTAAGAGGAATGGACAGAAAATCAGTCTTCATGAAATCACAAGGGCTTGTGAAACATTTAGTTACATAGAAAAATGCATGACAatacaggaaggaaaaaaaattatagctTTTGTGTGTACATCCAATGAAAATGTAATTTCAGAAGAGACTGTAAAGAAGGACTTGAAAAGTCTTCTTTCTTATTGGAAAATGCCAGATGAAATAATAATTGTCAAAGAAATTCCCTTTAATGAGCATGGCAAAGTTAGCAAAGAAAAATTACTTgaggaaagacaaataggaaTAACATGTAATATAACCAACTCTGATTCTCTAGAATATCTTTTAAAAACACATTGGACAACAGTGCTTGGTATTAATACTGTGCATTACAAAGATAActttgtaaagtgtggtggagatTCCTTGTCTGCCATTCACCTTGCTGAAGAACTTGAAAAGCATCTTACTTATGAAGTGCCAGAGCTTCTTGATGTAATTCTGAACAGTAATTTTGAGAACACTCTTGAACTATTAACACGTTGCTACCATGCAGAAAATAAAAAGACCTTTTATCCTAGGAAGAGACTACGAAAAGCTTATCTCAAAAACGAGTCTCAATCTGGACAGCAGTCAGGCATATCAGAAAGAGAGATTGTTTTAAACATTAAAACTAAGGAAATTCAAGCAGACAGTGTTACACAAAAGTGTGTTGTCTCAAGGAGAGGTTTTTTTAAATATGGAAATTTTGAAGTAGATCTTTTATTACCACAACATGCAGAATTATCATGGAAATATAATCTTGGAAAGTGTATAGATTCATCACCAATAATtgttgaatataataatgataagatgtatCTGTTTGTTGGGTCACACTCACATAAATTTATTTGTGCTGATGCTTTAACTGGTGGTGAGTATTGGTCAGTTACCCTTGCTGATCGCATTGAATCATCACCCAGTGTGTCACAAGATGGTAGATTTGTTTATGTTGGATGTTACAGTGGAGATCTTTTTTGTATTAGTATTGATGATGGGCATATTTTTTGGAAGTATAAAACTGGTGATGTAATTAAAAGTTCCCCAGTAGTAGATTATAGTACAGGTAATGTGATTTTTGGTTCTCATGATAAAAACCTTTATTGcctgaataaaaaaggaaaattagttTGGAAAAATGAAATTTCCGAGGggagtattttttcttctccatgtGTTTGTGATAACTTAGTATGTGTAGGAACTCTTGATGGTGTTATTGCTGGAGTTGATATAAACTCTGGAGTTAACTTATGGAGGGATCATGTTGGTAAGCCAGTGTTTAGTTCACCAGCAAAATATTCTGAAGGTATTGTGTTTGGGAATGTTATTGGTGATATATTTGGGTATTCATTTACAGGGTGTAGGCTATGGAAATATGAGGTAGGAAGTAACATTTTCTCTTCACCTTTTGTATTAAAGTTACTGAGTGGAGAGGAAGTAATAGCCATtggttgtcataataataatgtatattttcttaacagtaaaggagaaaagaagttGGTATATTGTTGTAAGTCACCAGTATATGCAACTCCATTTCTGTatattgccaataataattatgtaatatcTGTTATATGTGAAACTTCTGGCCTTGTAAATATAGTCAGTTTGAATGCTGAAAATTCAACTTGTAAGCCAGTGCTGCATTCAATTGGCAAAACTTCTCTCACTCCATCAACTGTAACTGAAGTAAAAATACCGGGAGAACTGTTTGCATCACCTGTAGTACACAGAAATAAGGTATATATTTGTAGTAGAGATAATTTTATTTATAGCTTTGATTTGAAGCCTACTTAA